In the genome of Cryptomeria japonica chromosome 8, Sugi_1.0, whole genome shotgun sequence, one region contains:
- the LOC131048780 gene encoding uncharacterized protein LOC131048780, protein MTATKSRLFFAHIYVNVNQMMDMPQYIEIISKLGKWTQAIEYESLLFACFHCKKLGHWAKSCPLKKGKNNKNDSSVKQKWQTKENNGDPSVECDPDKEVIETEKEVKKDENSNNEKPACVCSNNQIESTKEDEQRIEVNNKNDSEDQEVGPVSQEKVEESPNDDVSASSHTKASEEDFNEAQDFNISDLEPLLLLTNGSPKSCQCKTPSHSAEMEVLEGRKS, encoded by the coding sequence ATGACTGCAACTAAATCAAGGTTATTTTTTGCTCACATCtatgtaaatgttaatcaaatgatggacaTGCCCCAATatattgagattatatctaaattagggaaatggacccaagcgatTGAATATGAGTCGCTCCTGTTTGCTTGCTTTCATTGCAAAAAATTGggccattgggcaaaatcttgtccgcttAAGAAGGGTAAGAACAACAAGAATGATAGCAGTGTGAAGCAGAAATGGCAAACAAAAGAGAATAATGGAGACCCATCAGTAGAGTGTGATCCAGATAAGGAAGTGATTGAGACagaaaaggaggtgaagaaggATGAGAACAGTAATAATGAAAAACCTGCTTGTGTCTgttctaataatcaaatagaaagtactAAAGAAGATGAGCAAAGAATAGAGGTAAATAATAAAAATGATTCAGAGGACCAGGAGGTAGGGCCAGTTAGTCAGGAGAAAGTAGAGGAAAGTCCCAATGACGATGTGTCTGCATCATCTCATACAAAAGCAAGTGAGGAAGACTTCAATGAAGCGCAGGATTTTAACATTTCTGATCTTGAGCCTCTATTgctattaaccaatggaagcccaaagtcATGTCAATGCAAAACTCCATCACATAGTGCGGAAATGGAAGTCCTGGAAggaaggaaatcttag